A genomic segment from Estrella lausannensis encodes:
- a CDS encoding ribonucleotide-diphosphate reductase subunit beta, whose protein sequence is MSKPFQAKEKRIVNCKTVDVNQLMPMKYDWAWEHYLNGCHNNWMPEEVPMSRDIAQWKSGSLKEEERLVILRNLGFFSTAESLVGNNIVLAIFRHVTNPEARQYLLRQAFEEAIHTHAFHYIVDSLSLNPHEVFGMYNEINTIHNKDAFEMTLTEEVLKPGFTTETAEGLQSFLKNLIGYYVIMEGIFFYSGFAMILSFQRKNIMPGIGEQFQYILRDETIHLNFGIDLINTVKSENPEVWTPAFQEEVVAMVDKATWLEYMYAKECLPKGVLGLTSNLFLDYVRYIADRRLERIGLKPLYGSPNPFPWMSECIDLEKEKNFFETKVTQYRMGASLSW, encoded by the coding sequence ATGTCAAAACCATTCCAAGCCAAAGAAAAAAGGATCGTCAACTGCAAAACGGTCGACGTCAACCAGCTCATGCCAATGAAATATGACTGGGCATGGGAGCACTACCTGAACGGCTGCCACAATAACTGGATGCCGGAAGAGGTGCCGATGAGCCGCGATATTGCCCAGTGGAAGTCGGGCTCCCTTAAAGAGGAGGAGAGGCTTGTCATCTTAAGAAATTTAGGATTCTTCTCCACCGCCGAAAGCCTGGTGGGCAACAACATCGTGTTGGCGATATTCCGCCATGTCACCAATCCCGAGGCCAGGCAATATCTCTTAAGGCAAGCGTTTGAAGAGGCCATCCACACGCATGCCTTTCACTACATCGTCGACTCGCTTTCCTTAAACCCGCATGAAGTCTTCGGCATGTACAACGAAATCAACACGATCCACAACAAGGACGCTTTCGAAATGACTCTGACGGAAGAGGTGCTGAAGCCTGGATTTACAACCGAAACGGCCGAAGGGCTGCAATCATTTCTGAAAAATCTGATCGGCTACTACGTCATCATGGAAGGAATTTTCTTCTATAGCGGCTTTGCGATGATTTTGAGCTTCCAGCGAAAGAATATCATGCCCGGCATCGGCGAGCAGTTTCAGTACATTCTGCGCGACGAGACCATTCACCTCAATTTTGGCATCGATCTGATCAATACGGTCAAAAGCGAAAACCCGGAGGTTTGGACCCCGGCATTCCAGGAAGAGGTGGTGGCGATGGTCGACAAGGCCACCTGGCTTGAATATATGTATGCCAAAGAGTGCCTGCCGAAAGGTGTGCTCGGATTGACATCCAATCTCTTTCTCGATTATGTGCGCTATATCGCCGACAGAAGACTGGAACGCATCGGCCTTAAGCCCCTCTATGGCTCGCCGAATCCCTTTCCCTGGATGAGCGAGTGCATCGATCTTGAAAAAGAAAAAAATTTCTTCGAAACCAAGGTTACCCAGTACAGGATGGGCGCAAGTCTTTCCTGGTAA
- a CDS encoding ribonucleoside-diphosphate reductase subunit alpha, producing MVQHTLMQIEKRDGSFASFDPAKIIRAISGAFREERGLESTQLLGNSDLARIGEIATRVEQEIEKFNRDSLHVEEVQDLIEKELLREGLYEILRRFILFREDRSRERSLKGGGQRIHVARSDGSETLFRLDEVESKLDRILTGLKGAPKEKIVDAFCKNLYTGIDESGVQDALILAASSLIEEAPEMEYAAARLLLQKIYDEVLEGSEEGYGTLFEKRIQQGVRAGLLDPRLLTFDLKALSQALDPTRDLLFKYHGLKVLYDRYFLHIKEKRIEAPQFFWMRVAMGLALNEEQKEEQAIAFYLNLSNLLFISGTPTLFNSGTVHPQLSSCYLSTVEDDLDHIFKVIADDAKLSKWAGGIGNDWTDVRARGATIKGTNGLTQGIIPFLKVANDTAVAVNQGGKRRGSFCAYIEPWHLDVEEFIELKKNTGDERRRTPDMNTALWVPDLLMKRVNEGKTFTLFNPCEVKDLHTLYGQAFEERYAFYEQEAQEGRIRQHKTVIAEELWRKILTMLFETGHPWITFKDPSNIRSAQRHCGVIRSSNLCTEILLNTSREETAVCNLGSINLSRHVTEEGFDFNGLKQTVRTAIRMLDNVIDINYYPTEEARRSNLKHRPVGLGVMGWQEALFILKVPYESEEAIKLSDTLLETLSYEAIDASCDLAKERGSYSSFAGSMWSKGIVPIDTVKLVAQERGGYLDMDSATSLNWDKLRKKVTLQGMRNCQVMAIAPTATIAQIAGTTQSFEPLYANLYVKSNLSGEFSSINSYLIDDLKRRGLFDSEMIADLKYFDGSVLPIDRIPEDVKQLYKTAFEIGPEWLLMAASKRQKWIDMGQSQNLYIANPSGKALSEMYFKAWRLGLKTTYYLRSKSATQIEKSTLDVNKKGLQPRWMKAKSATSGIEVKRSAQACGLDSSCESCQ from the coding sequence ATGGTCCAGCATACACTCATGCAAATCGAAAAACGGGACGGCAGCTTTGCCTCCTTCGATCCTGCTAAAATCATCCGCGCCATCTCAGGCGCTTTCCGGGAAGAGAGGGGGCTTGAGAGCACTCAGCTTCTTGGAAATAGCGATCTTGCCCGCATTGGCGAAATCGCCACACGAGTCGAGCAAGAGATCGAAAAGTTCAACCGCGACAGCCTGCACGTTGAAGAGGTGCAGGACTTGATTGAAAAAGAGCTCCTGCGCGAAGGGCTATATGAGATTTTGCGCCGCTTCATCCTCTTTCGCGAAGACCGGTCGCGCGAACGCTCCTTGAAAGGAGGCGGCCAAAGAATCCATGTGGCAAGAAGTGATGGCTCGGAAACACTTTTCCGCCTCGATGAAGTGGAGTCCAAGCTGGACAGAATCTTGACGGGCCTAAAAGGGGCGCCCAAAGAGAAGATTGTCGACGCCTTTTGCAAGAACCTCTACACAGGCATTGATGAATCCGGCGTCCAAGATGCCCTAATACTGGCTGCCTCGAGCTTAATTGAAGAAGCGCCTGAGATGGAGTATGCCGCAGCGCGTCTGCTTCTTCAGAAGATCTATGACGAAGTCTTGGAGGGTAGCGAAGAGGGATACGGCACCCTATTTGAGAAAAGAATTCAGCAGGGAGTGAGAGCCGGTCTTTTAGATCCAAGGCTTTTGACATTTGACTTGAAGGCTCTAAGCCAGGCTCTAGATCCGACGCGCGACCTGCTTTTTAAATATCACGGTCTAAAAGTTCTATATGACCGCTATTTTCTTCATATCAAAGAAAAGAGAATTGAGGCGCCTCAATTCTTCTGGATGCGCGTCGCCATGGGCCTCGCTCTTAATGAAGAGCAAAAAGAAGAGCAGGCTATCGCGTTTTATCTCAACCTCTCCAACCTGCTTTTCATCAGCGGGACGCCCACCCTATTCAACTCAGGAACGGTTCATCCCCAACTGAGCTCCTGCTACTTAAGCACCGTCGAAGACGACTTGGACCATATATTCAAGGTCATCGCCGACGACGCCAAGCTGTCTAAATGGGCAGGCGGCATCGGCAACGACTGGACGGACGTGAGGGCGCGCGGCGCGACCATCAAAGGGACTAACGGCTTAACCCAGGGCATCATCCCCTTCCTTAAGGTAGCCAACGATACTGCTGTCGCGGTCAACCAGGGCGGCAAGCGCCGGGGCTCCTTCTGCGCCTATATCGAGCCGTGGCACTTGGATGTTGAAGAATTTATCGAACTGAAAAAAAACACGGGGGACGAACGACGGCGTACACCCGACATGAATACCGCCCTGTGGGTGCCCGACCTTTTGATGAAACGCGTCAATGAAGGCAAGACCTTCACCCTTTTCAATCCTTGCGAAGTCAAAGACCTCCACACACTGTATGGACAAGCATTTGAGGAGCGCTATGCATTCTATGAACAAGAAGCCCAAGAGGGCAGAATCCGTCAGCACAAGACAGTGATTGCCGAGGAGCTTTGGCGCAAAATCCTGACGATGCTCTTTGAGACCGGCCACCCCTGGATTACTTTTAAAGACCCCTCCAACATCCGTTCCGCGCAAAGGCACTGCGGTGTGATCCGCTCCTCCAACCTCTGCACCGAGATTCTGCTCAACACCTCCAGGGAGGAGACCGCCGTCTGCAACTTAGGCTCTATCAACTTAAGCAGGCACGTCACTGAGGAGGGATTTGATTTTAATGGGCTGAAGCAAACTGTCAGGACGGCAATCCGGATGCTCGACAACGTCATCGACATCAACTACTACCCGACAGAAGAGGCCAGGCGCTCTAACTTAAAGCACCGGCCTGTCGGACTGGGCGTCATGGGGTGGCAAGAAGCGCTTTTCATTCTGAAGGTTCCCTATGAAAGCGAGGAGGCGATCAAGCTTTCCGACACACTGCTGGAGACGCTTTCTTACGAAGCAATCGACGCTTCTTGCGACCTTGCCAAAGAGCGCGGTTCCTACTCCTCTTTTGCCGGATCGATGTGGTCTAAGGGCATCGTACCGATCGATACGGTAAAGCTCGTCGCTCAAGAGCGCGGAGGGTATCTCGATATGGACTCTGCAACATCTTTGAATTGGGACAAGCTGCGTAAGAAAGTGACCCTCCAGGGGATGCGCAACTGCCAGGTGATGGCAATCGCCCCGACTGCCACCATCGCACAGATCGCTGGCACTACCCAATCCTTTGAGCCTCTCTATGCCAACCTCTACGTCAAGTCCAACCTGTCGGGGGAATTTTCCTCCATCAACAGCTATCTGATCGATGATCTGAAGAGGCGCGGCCTCTTTGACAGCGAGATGATTGCCGATCTGAAATACTTTGACGGATCGGTGCTCCCGATCGACCGCATCCCGGAAGATGTCAAGCAGCTTTACAAAACGGCATTTGAAATCGGCCCCGAATGGTTGCTAATGGCCGCGTCCAAACGGCAGAAGTGGATCGACATGGGACAGTCGCAAAACCTCTACATAGCCAATCCAAGCGGCAAAGCGCTCTCGGAGATGTATTTCAAAGCGTGGCGCTTAGGTCTTAAAACAACCTACTATCTTAGGTCCAAGTCAGCGACGCAGATCGAGAAATCGACGCTTGACGTCAACAAAAAGGGGCTGCAACCCCGCTGGATGAAAGCGAAGTCAGCCACGAGCGGCATCGAAGTGAAGCGCTCTGCCCAGGCATGCGGACTCGATTCCTCCTGTGAAAGCTGCCAGTAA
- a CDS encoding LexA family protein, whose protein sequence is MVTEEPYPLKVVDIARPEEGAQLFIPSFHSTVRAGFPSPAEDYIEKKLDINELVVEHPAATFFVKVEGDSMIDAGIHSGDILVVDRSVEAKSGKIVVAVVNGEFTVKRLKIDSKGVFLLPENPRYPPIQIEEGSECFVWGVVSYIIHKAL, encoded by the coding sequence GTGGTTACAGAAGAGCCCTATCCGCTAAAAGTCGTCGACATCGCGAGGCCTGAAGAGGGCGCGCAGTTGTTCATCCCCTCCTTTCATTCGACAGTAAGGGCGGGCTTTCCCTCTCCTGCCGAGGACTATATCGAGAAAAAACTCGACATCAACGAGCTGGTTGTCGAGCATCCGGCCGCCACCTTTTTTGTAAAGGTGGAGGGCGATTCGATGATCGATGCCGGCATTCACTCGGGAGATATTTTGGTTGTCGACCGCTCCGTTGAGGCAAAAAGCGGAAAGATCGTTGTTGCCGTAGTCAACGGAGAGTTTACTGTCAAACGTCTTAAAATTGACTCGAAAGGGGTTTTTCTGCTTCCGGAAAATCCGCGCTATCCTCCGATCCAAATCGAAGAGGGAAGCGAGTGTTTTGTGTGGGGCGTTGTGAGCTACATCATCCACAAGGCTCTCTGA